One window from the genome of Saprospiraceae bacterium encodes:
- a CDS encoding IS3 family transposase, with protein MIIRYKARTSVENLCKWAEVAKSSQYYKAHPSPRGMKPSTHTPIGKCGMVENTLVVDQIRAILSMDYCVYGYAKMTCELRDLEYLINKKKVYRLMKVNHLLSGKRISVQGKRKWVKHRRIDAKRPMEYLCLDIKYVWVQGDKRWYYQLAIMDVFSRRILCWIFKPSVRQTDVVALMRWLDLRFGLKGVIIRNDNGSQFLANSVRQTLKELEAKQEFTHVSTPEENAYIEAFHSIEQTELIDRFIFSSYYDARQHIQKYMYWYNYKRKHGAIGNITPMQKWEQGLSCSPVRQSFEPASVDMSRSDSEGLRNESAPFNLDLFNETAYLRLAGDQDNDDLVQNCFRNSVQLIGG; from the coding sequence ATGATAATTAGGTATAAAGCACGAACAAGTGTTGAAAATCTTTGCAAATGGGCTGAAGTGGCAAAGAGTAGTCAATACTATAAAGCTCATCCGAGTCCAAGAGGAATGAAACCTAGCACCCACACACCAATTGGTAAATGTGGGATGGTAGAGAACACATTAGTTGTTGATCAAATACGTGCAATTCTTTCAATGGATTATTGCGTTTATGGTTATGCAAAAATGACTTGTGAACTTCGAGATTTAGAATATCTGATTAATAAGAAGAAGGTTTATCGTTTGATGAAAGTGAATCATTTATTGAGTGGCAAAAGAATAAGCGTACAAGGAAAACGAAAATGGGTGAAGCACCGTCGGATCGATGCAAAAAGGCCTATGGAATATCTATGTCTTGATATAAAATATGTTTGGGTCCAAGGAGATAAACGCTGGTATTATCAACTTGCAATAATGGATGTATTCAGCAGAAGAATTTTATGCTGGATCTTTAAACCCAGTGTCAGGCAAACAGATGTTGTCGCATTGATGAGATGGTTGGATTTACGCTTTGGATTGAAAGGAGTTATCATACGTAATGATAATGGCTCACAGTTTTTAGCAAACAGCGTACGCCAAACATTAAAAGAATTGGAAGCAAAACAGGAATTCACACATGTATCAACACCAGAAGAGAATGCATACATCGAAGCATTTCATTCAATTGAGCAAACCGAATTGATCGACAGATTTATATTTTCAAGTTATTACGATGCAAGACAACATATCCAAAAATACATGTACTGGTACAATTATAAAAGAAAACATGGCGCAATTGGAAATATAACTCCGATGCAAAAATGGGAACAAGGTTTATCCTGTTCACCTGTTAGGCAATCATTTGAGCCGGCTTCGGTGGACATGTCAAGGTCGGACAGCGAAGGCTTGCGCAATGAGTCCGCTCCGTTTAACCTTGACTTGTTCAACGAAACGGCCTATCTTCGCCTGGCAGGTGATCAGGATAATGATGATTTAGTACAAAACTGTTTTAGAAATTCCGTCCAGTTAATTGGGGGTTAA
- a CDS encoding T9SS type A sorting domain-containing protein codes for MYSNPLSEYLNIRIQDIDSPLNCEIFNQAGILVSKFKIENQSQIRIDTHDMSIGIYYIKLNYKCGSKIKSFIKI; via the coding sequence TTGTACTCAAATCCACTTTCTGAATATTTAAATATTCGGATTCAAGATATAGACAGCCCCCTTAATTGCGAGATATTCAATCAAGCAGGCATTTTAGTTTCTAAATTTAAAATTGAAAATCAAAGCCAAATAAGAATTGACACTCATGACATGTCCATTGGTATTTATTATATCAAGTTAAATTATAAGTGTGGTAGTAAAATTAAATCGTTTATTAAAATATAA